One stretch of Arachis hypogaea cultivar Tifrunner chromosome 20, arahy.Tifrunner.gnm2.J5K5, whole genome shotgun sequence DNA includes these proteins:
- the LOC112783822 gene encoding uncharacterized protein, with amino-acid sequence YSKRPHPHSVILHPPPLSETEKKISPKPPSRIPRFTHFQHELANSQEALLVDAADSSNIKLVRAFYDALSARDSHAVLNLVAPDLEWWFHGPPSCQFLKLLLTGESSSSASTAADSFEFVPLSVVSFGSTVIAEGRDAVRSVAWVHAWTVTDGIITQVREYFNTSLTVTKIGDSDSDSDSGESEIVPASSDSGGFPCVWESSVSGFTGKSVPGLVLAI; translated from the coding sequence TATTCAAAACGACCTCATCCTCATTCAGTTATTCTTCATCCCCCTCCCCTAtctgaaacagaaaagaaaataagccCAAAACCACCTTCTAGAATCCCTCGATTCACACACTTTCAGCACGAACTGGCTAACTCTCAGGAAGCCTTGTTGGTGGACGCTGCTGACTCCAGCAACATTAAGCTGGTTCGAGCATTTTATGACGCCCTAAGTGCGCGTGACTCTCACGCAGTCCTTAATCTCGTGGCTCCAGACCTCGAGTGGTGGTTCCATGGTCCACCGTCCTGCCAGTTCCTGAAGCTCTTGCTAACCGGAGAATCCTCCTCCTCCGCTTCCACCGCTGCAGACTCCTTCGAGTTTGTTCCGCTCTCCGTCGTATCCTTTGGTAGCACCGTCATCGCCGAGGGCCGCGACGCCGTGCGCTCCGTCGCCTGGGTCCACGCCTGGACAGTCACGGATGGGATAATCACCCAGGTCAGGGAGTACTTCAACACTTCCTTAACCGTTACCAAGATCGGAGACTCTGATTCCGATTCAGATTCCGGTGAATCGGAAATTGTTCCGGCGAGCTCTGACTCCGGAGGGTTCCCTTGCGTTTGGGAGAGCAGTGTCTCTGGTTTCACCGGAAAATCGGTCCCAGGTCTCGTACTGGCGATATAA